From the genome of Deltaproteobacteria bacterium:
CAACGACGACCTGGTCCAGGAGTCGCGGCTGGAGAAGGACTACACCAGCCAGATCACCCAGCGGCCCAGCGGCAAAGACGGCAGCTACGTCATCGAGCTGGTGCCCAAGCCCAACGCCCCGGTGGTCTGGGGAAAGGTCGAGCTCACCCTCGGCGCGGACAAGCTCCCCAAGGAGCAGCGCTACTTCGACGAGAAGGGCAAGCTGGTGCGCACCCTGGCCTACGGCGACGTGAAGGCGCTGGGCGGCCGCAAGCTGCCCAGCTCCCTCACCGTGACCCCCACCGACAAGCCGGGGGAGTTCACCACGCTCACCTACGTGGACCTCAACCTCGACGCCCACCTGCCGCCCGAGACCTTCTCCCTCCAGGCCCTGCGGAAGTAGCCCATGGCCGTCCTCGCCAAGATCGCCTGGCGCAACGTGGGCCGGCAGCGGCGCCGCTCGCTGATCACCGCCACCGCCATGGCCGTGGGCGTGGCCATGAGCATGGCCGCCATCGCCCTCACCGACGGCATGTACGGCCGGCTCTTCGAGGGCCTGGTGCGCACCCACCTCGGCGACGTGCAGGTGCACCAGGCCGACTGGCCCAAGCGCCACGCGCTCAACGCCAGCTTCCCCGAGGCCAGCACCCTGAAGGCGCTCGACGGCCTCTCGGGCGCCGCGGGCATCGCCCCGCGCGCCTACGGCTTTGCCCTGGTGGGGCTGGGCGACCAGGCGGCCGGCGTCCGGCTGGCGGGCGTGGACCCGGTGCGCGAGGCGAGGGTGAGCCTGGTCCACGGCCGCATGGTCCAGGGCCGCTACCTGGACGCCAAGGCCGACCACGAGGTGATCCTCGGGCGCGAGCTGGCCCAGACCCTCCACGCCCAGCTCGGCGACCAGATCGTGGCCGTGACCCAGGCCGCGGATGGCTCCCTGGGCAACGACCTCTTCCGGGTGGTGGGCCTGTTCTCCACCGGCGCCGCCGACCTCGACCGGGGCACCGCCTTCCTCCACCTGAAGGACCTGCAGGAGCTGCTGGTCATCCCCGACCGGCTGCACGAGGTGGCGCTGGCCGCGTCCGCGCGCGACGGCGCCGACGCCCTCGCCGCCGAGGCCCGCCAGGCCTTGGGCGGCGGCCTGGAGGTGAAGACCTGGCGCCAGCTCGACCCCAACGCGGCCACCATGCTCTCCATGCAGGACGCCATGGCCTGGATCCTCCTGGCCATCGTCTTCGCGGTGGCCGCCTTCGGCGTGCTCAACACCATGCTCATGGCCGTCTTCGAGCGCACCCACGAACTGGGGGTGCTGCGCGCCCTGGGGCTCACCCCGGCGCAGGTGGTGCGGATGGTGATGCTCGAGTCGCTGATGCTCTCCGTCGTGGCCGGGTGGGTGGGCATTGGCCTGGGCGCGCTGCTCGACACCTACCTGGTGCGCCACGGCCTGGACCTGAGCGCCTTCGTCCAGGGCTTCTCCTGGGCGGGGGTGAGCTTCGACCCGGTGATGCGCGGCGAGATCCGCCTCGACCGCATCTGGACGGTCGCGGTGGCCCTGGTGATCGTGGCGGTGGTCTCCGCGATCTGGCCGGCGGTGCGCGCCGCCCGGCTCCAGCCCACCACGGCCATGAGGGAGGGCTGAGATGACCCCCGGCGAGCTCGTCCGACTCTCCTGGCGCAACCTGGGCCGCAACCGTCGGCGCACGATCATCACCGTGGCCGCCATCTCCATCTCGCTGGCGCTGCTGGTGGTCTCCAGCGACATGGGCGACGGCTTCCACCAGGCGATGATCGCCGAGGGGGTGAGCTACCAGGCCGGCCACGTGGTGGTGCAGGCGCCCGACTACCAGGCCCACCCCGAGGCCTCCAAGGTGGTGCCCGACGCCCCCGCGGTGGAGGCCACGGTGGCCCGCGCCGTGCCCGGGGCGAAGGTGGTGCCGCGCGTCTTCCTCCAGGGCCTCTTGAGCACCCCGGAGAACTCGGTGGGCGTGCAGGTCACCGGGGTGGACCCGGCGCTCGAGGCCAGCGTGGAGAGCCTGCCCGGCAAGATCGTCAAGGGCAGCTACCTCGAGCCGAACGACGACCGGGGCATCGTCTTCGGCACCACCCTGGCCGAGACCCTGGGGGTGGGGCTGGGCGACAAGGTGGTGCTCATGGCCCAGCGCGGGGGCGAGATCCAGAGCCGGCTCTTCCGGGTGAAGGGCCTGTTCCGCACCGGGAGCCAGGAGATCGACGGCTTCTACGCCCAGGTCCCGCTCGCCGCGGCCCAGGCGGTGCTCGGGGTGGGGCAGGGCGTGAACCAGCTCTCGGTGCACCTCCAAGACGAGCACCGCACGCCCGAGGCCACCGCCCAGGTGAAGCGGGCGCTCGCCGGCCAGCGTCTGGAGGTCCTGCCCTGGCAGGCCGCGCTGCCGGAGCTGCACCAGTTCGTGGTGGTCGACGACGGGGGGCTCTACGCCTTCGTGATCATCATCGCGGTGATCGTCGCCCTGGGCATCCTCAACACCATCCTCATGTCGGTGCTGGAGCGCACCCACGAGTTCGGGGTGCTGCTCGCCCTGGGCATGACCCCCTGGGGCCTGGCGGGCATGGTGATGGCCGAGGCGGCGCTGCTGGGCCTCTTGGCCGCGGCCCTGGGCGGCGGGCTGGGCGCGCTGGGCAGCCTCCCGCTCGATCACTACGGCATCGACTACGCCCGCATGATCGGCCAGGGCACGGAGGTCGGCGGGGTGGTGATGGGCAGCACCCGCGTCTTCGGGCGCCTCTCGGTGGAGAAGACCGTGTTCTTCGCCACCGTGGCCTGGCTCATCACCGTCAGCGCCGCCATCTACCCCACCTGGAAGGCCGCCCGGCTCCGCCCGGTCGACGCCTTCCGCCACGTTTGAGGACGCCCATGGCCATCGTCGACGTGCAGCAGGTCACCCGGACGTACAAGCAGGGCTCGGTGGAGGTCCGCGCGCTGCGCGGGGTGGACCTGGCCATCGAGCCGGGCGAGTTCACCGCCCTCATGGGCCCCTCGGGCTCGGGCAAGACCACCCTGCTCAACCTGGTGGGCGGGCTCGACCGCCCCAGCACCGGCAAGGTCACCATCGACGGCCAGGACATCGCCGGGATGGGCGCCACCGCGCTCTCCCGCCTGCGCCTGCACCGGGTGGGCTTCGTGTTCCAGGCCTACAACCTCATCCCGGTGCTCACCGCCCTGGAGAACGCCGAGTTCGTGCTCCTGCTCCGCGGCGAGCCCGAGGCCGAGCGGCGGGAGAAGGTGCGCAAGGTGCTGGCCGAGGTGGGGCTGCAAGGACTGGAGGACCGGCGGCCGAGCGCGCTCAGCGGCGGGCAGCAGCAGCGGGTGGCGGTGGCCCGGGCCATCGCCGGGCAGCCGGCGCTGGTGCTGGCCGACGAGCCCACCGCCAACCTGGACTCCAAGACCGGCGACGCGCTGCTGGAGACCATGGGCCGGCTCAACCGGGAGCAGGGGGTGACCTTCGTCTTCGCCACCCACGACCCCAAGGTGATGGAACACGCCCGCCGGGTGGTGCGCCTGGTCGACGGGCAGATCGCCGAGGACCTGCGCAAGTGATCCGCGCGGGGCTGCTGGCGCTGCTCCTGCTCCCGGCGATCGCCCGGGCCGAGCCCCTTCCCGCGGCGAACGATGCGGGAGAGGCCCCCGTCGACGCGGGGGCTCCTGCGCCCGACGCGGGCGGAACCGAGGCCGCGGCGAACGATGCGGGAGAGGCCCCCGTCGGCGCGGGGGCTCCTGTGCCCGACGCGGGCGGAACCGAGGCCGCCCTCGGCGCGGCCGACGCCACCGCGGCTGAAGCGGAGGCCGACGGCGGCTCGACCGCCCGCGGCCTGCTCCCGAGCGTGGGCGGCGAGGTCCGCGGGTTCTTCGTGGGCATCTTCCCCTACCCGAGCGCGCTGCTCCCGCCCGACCCGATGGCCGAGGGCGCGCTGGACCTGCGGCTGAAGCTGGGCGGGCACCTCGGCGACCACGTGAAGTACAGCGTGCAGCCGGTGCTGGAGAGCGCCTTCATCTCCCACGAGCTGGGCATCCTCCCCGGCCTGGGGCTGAGCCTCACCGCCGGCTCGCCCCAGGCGGTGGACCTCACCTGGAAGCCGGTGGACGCCCCGCGCTTCCAGGCTGCGCTGCGCTTCGACCGGCTGCTGGTCGCTGCGGAGCTGCCCCACCTCACCCTCACCGTGGGCCGCCAGCCCATCTCCTTCGGCACCACCTTCTTCTTCCAGCCCGAGGACCTGGTGGCGCCCTTCACGCCCACCACCATCGACCGCGAGTACAAGCCCGGGGTCGACGCCCTGCGGGCCGACGTCTACCTGGGCGTCTCCGGCCAGCTCACCGCGGTGGTGGCCTACGCCGGCGCCTGGAACCCCGAGGGGGTGATCGGGATGTTGCGCGTCGGCGAGACCTTCGACGTCTGGGACGTGGGGCTCTTCGCCGCACGGGTGCGCGGCGACGGGGTGCTGGGCGCGGACACCGCGGGCAGCCTGGGGGCCTGGGCGGTGCGCAGCGAGGTCACCGTGACCTTCCGCGCCACGGGCGACTCGCCCTTCCTGCGCGCGGTGGTGGGGGTGGACCGGCAGTTCGACAAGGTCCGGCTGGCCGGCGAGGCCTACCTCCAGACCCTGGGCGCCACCCACCCCGACCAGTACCTGCCCTTCGCGCTCACCCCCGAGGTGCAGAGCGGGGAGCTCTGGTCGCTGGGGCGCGAGTACGTGGCCCTCAGCGCCGACGACGAGCTCAGCCCCATCGTGCACCTGGCGGCCTTCACGGTGACCAACCTCGCCGACCCCAGCTTCCTGGCTGGCGCCGACGTGGCCTGGAGCGTGGCCGACAACGCCGACCTGGAGGGCGGGCTCTACTACGGCCTCGGCGCGCGGCCGGTGGGCCTGGAGGCCAAGAGCGAGTTCGGGCTCTACCCGGCCACCGCCTATCTGGAGATGAAGAGCTACTTCTGAACCGTGTTCAGCTCCGCGCGCACCTCGGGCGGCACCGGCTTCCCTCCTTGCGCCCCGCCGCTCGGCGGTTAGCCTTTGGCTCAAATCGTTTGAGCTCAAAGTAATCGAGGTGGCCCGTGCTGGAGCGGATCCTTCCGTCGTTCTTCTTCGACCTGCACCTGGGGCCGCTCGCGCTCTGGCAGGTGCTCGGGCTGATCCTGGCGATGCCGTTGAGCGGCGGGGTTGGCCTGGCGCTGGCGAGGCTGGCGCTGCGGATCGCCGCGCGCGCGGCCGCGCGGACGCGCGCGAAGTGGGACGACGCGGCGGTGGCCGCGATGTCGGGCCCCGCGCAGCTGCTCGTGGCCGCGCTGCTCTTCGACGTGTCGATGCAGCTCCTCCGCCTGACCGACCAGGTGGAGGAGTCCGTCCGCAAGCTGCTCACCGTGCTCTTCCTGGGCGCGGCAGCTTGGCTGGCGCTGCGCATGGTGGCCTTTGCGGCCACCACCCTGGAGGCCGTGGTCGGCGCCAAGGGCTCCGACGAGCTCAAGCTGCGCGGCCTGCGAACGCAGATCGCGGTCCTGCAGCGGATTGCCATGGTGGTGGTGGTGCTGGTTGCGGGCTCGTTGATGCTGCTCCAGTTCGACGTGGTTCGCAGCGTGGGCGTGTCGCTGCTCGCTTCGGCCGGCGTGGCGGGCATCGTGCTCGGGCTGGCCGCGCAGAAGTCGATCGCCACCCTCCTGGCGGGCATCCAGCTCTCGCTCACCCAGCCGATGCGCATCGGCGACACCCTGATCATCGAGGGCGAGTGGGGCTGGGTGGAGGAGATCACCCTGACCTACGTGGTGGTGAAGGTCTGGGACCAGCGTCGGCTGGTGGTGCCCATCCACAAGTTCCTGGACAACGCGTTCCAGAACTGGACCAAGGTGGCGCCCGAGCTGCTCGGCACGGTCTTCCTGTACACGGACTTCGCGCTCCCCGTGGAGGCGGTGCGCCAGGCGCTCTCTCGCGTGCTCGAGGGCAACCCGCGCTGGGACGGCCGGGTGCAGGGCGTGCAGGTCACCAACCTCACCGACCGGACCATGGAGGTGCGGGCGCTGGTCTCCGCCGCCGACGCCGACAAGCTCTGGGACCTCCGCTGTGAGGTGCGCGAGAAGCTCATGGCCTGGCTCCGCGACTTCGAGGCCGGCCGCTACCTGCCTCGCACGCGCATCGACGCCCCGAACACGGAGCTCGTTCGAAGTGCCGCGGGGTAGTCGGGCTTGGTTCCCACGTCGCACTCGAGCTGGCTGCGAGGCGCCAGGGGTCGATCAGCTGCTCGACGAGGTGTCGTGCGCGATCGACGGCCCCCAGGCCAGCCGCGCCAGGATGCCGAACGCGAGCCCTCCGCCGACGGAGAGCACCGCGGTCGTGAGGTCGAGCTTGCCCAGCAGCGCCATGGCCGGGAACGAGGTCATCGGCGCGAGCGGGAACACGAACGGGAACACGAACCGCAGCGTGCCAAGGAACCCGGAGAGCGGCCCGCGCGCGGCGTCGAGGACGGAGTTGAAGAAGCAGCTGAGGTGGTCGATGCGCACGGCGAAGAACGCCGCGCTGATGACGGGGATCCAGCTCGGGTACAGCACCATCCTGCACCCCGCTCGCGGCCGCGGCCTGCGTGCTCATTGCGCCTACGGGAAGTGCGTGCATTGCACCACGCCGTCGCTGACGCTGCAGGCGAGGGTGGTCCACCGCGCGTTGCAGGCGAGTCCCGCATCGAGCGCGAAGCAGTTGCATGTGGGATCGGCGTTGCACGACGGAATGGCGACGCACGACCACAGGTGGGTGACGTAGCCCGGCCCGCCATTGTCTATCTCGTCGAGGCAGAACTCGGTGGGCGGGCAGACCAGGCCGTCACGGCCGCAGGCGACACCCAGGCGCGCGCCGCCGTCGACCTCCACGGCCGGGCCGGCGTCGGAGATGGAGCATGTGTCGCTGTCGCTCCCGGTCACGCAGGTGTCGCCGCAGCACGTGAAGAGGCAGTTCGCATTCGGCGGAATCGGCGCGGAGAAGTCGTAGTTCGTCATCTTCACGCACCCGCCGTCGCCGCCACCCAGCGAGATGCCGGTGGTGCCCGAGCTCGACCCGCTGCTGCCCGTTCCTGACGTGGAGCCGCTGCCGCCCGTCGCCGACGTGGGGCCGCCGCTTCCTGTTCCCGACGCCGGGCTGCTGTTCGAGCCCGTGGCCACCGCCGTCCCTTGCGTGCTCCCGGGCGGCAACGCGTCGGGTTTGGCGCAGGAGGCGAGGGCCGCCAGCAGAAACGCCAGGTGAAAGCGGGATGCGCTCATCGCTCGTGCCATGTGCAGTGGCTGGGTACGAGCAAGTCGCCAAAGCTTCAAGAAAAGGAGAACGCGCCTTGGACCGAACCCGACCTGGTACGTCGCTCTCACGGGCCCTATTGAATAGGAATCCTTCGCAAAACAAGAAGGCCGGTCAAACCCCTCGGGTTCGCCGGCCTTCTTCTTCAAGCCTGTGAGGGCCTACCGACAGACGAAGTTGTTCACATCGCAGCTTCCGCTGCAGCACTGGCCGTCGGCGTTGCAGGCGCCCACGGTGCAGCCAGGATCGCGGCAGAACCCGACGTTCGTCGGCAGATAGCCCGCGAAGTCATCCTGGCCGACATTGTAATACTCGCAGTGCCCACTCCCGCCGCAGGTGAACGGGTTCGCGTCGGTGCGGCAGATCTCCATCTGGCAGCTCGCCTGGGACACGCACGTCGCCCTGGGCTTGTTGCCGGGCGTGACGGTCATGCAG
Proteins encoded in this window:
- a CDS encoding outer membrane lipoprotein-sorting protein translates to MRKLSLLALCVPLLTAGPARADEEVKQLLHQVDELYRGSSSEATVQMHIKTANWERNMEMRVASQGTDQALVRILAPAKDKGTTTLRVGDNLWNYLPKVDRTIKVPAAMMSNSWMGSHFTNDDLVQESRLEKDYTSQITQRPSGKDGSYVIELVPKPNAPVVWGKVELTLGADKLPKEQRYFDEKGKLVRTLAYGDVKALGGRKLPSSLTVTPTDKPGEFTTLTYVDLNLDAHLPPETFSLQALRK
- a CDS encoding ABC transporter permease, which codes for MAVLAKIAWRNVGRQRRRSLITATAMAVGVAMSMAAIALTDGMYGRLFEGLVRTHLGDVQVHQADWPKRHALNASFPEASTLKALDGLSGAAGIAPRAYGFALVGLGDQAAGVRLAGVDPVREARVSLVHGRMVQGRYLDAKADHEVILGRELAQTLHAQLGDQIVAVTQAADGSLGNDLFRVVGLFSTGAADLDRGTAFLHLKDLQELLVIPDRLHEVALAASARDGADALAAEARQALGGGLEVKTWRQLDPNAATMLSMQDAMAWILLAIVFAVAAFGVLNTMLMAVFERTHELGVLRALGLTPAQVVRMVMLESLMLSVVAGWVGIGLGALLDTYLVRHGLDLSAFVQGFSWAGVSFDPVMRGEIRLDRIWTVAVALVIVAVVSAIWPAVRAARLQPTTAMREG
- a CDS encoding ABC transporter permease is translated as MTPGELVRLSWRNLGRNRRRTIITVAAISISLALLVVSSDMGDGFHQAMIAEGVSYQAGHVVVQAPDYQAHPEASKVVPDAPAVEATVARAVPGAKVVPRVFLQGLLSTPENSVGVQVTGVDPALEASVESLPGKIVKGSYLEPNDDRGIVFGTTLAETLGVGLGDKVVLMAQRGGEIQSRLFRVKGLFRTGSQEIDGFYAQVPLAAAQAVLGVGQGVNQLSVHLQDEHRTPEATAQVKRALAGQRLEVLPWQAALPELHQFVVVDDGGLYAFVIIIAVIVALGILNTILMSVLERTHEFGVLLALGMTPWGLAGMVMAEAALLGLLAAALGGGLGALGSLPLDHYGIDYARMIGQGTEVGGVVMGSTRVFGRLSVEKTVFFATVAWLITVSAAIYPTWKAARLRPVDAFRHV
- a CDS encoding ABC transporter ATP-binding protein, which produces MAIVDVQQVTRTYKQGSVEVRALRGVDLAIEPGEFTALMGPSGSGKTTLLNLVGGLDRPSTGKVTIDGQDIAGMGATALSRLRLHRVGFVFQAYNLIPVLTALENAEFVLLLRGEPEAERREKVRKVLAEVGLQGLEDRRPSALSGGQQQRVAVARAIAGQPALVLADEPTANLDSKTGDALLETMGRLNREQGVTFVFATHDPKVMEHARRVVRLVDGQIAEDLRK
- a CDS encoding mechanosensitive ion channel is translated as MLERILPSFFFDLHLGPLALWQVLGLILAMPLSGGVGLALARLALRIAARAAARTRAKWDDAAVAAMSGPAQLLVAALLFDVSMQLLRLTDQVEESVRKLLTVLFLGAAAWLALRMVAFAATTLEAVVGAKGSDELKLRGLRTQIAVLQRIAMVVVVLVAGSLMLLQFDVVRSVGVSLLASAGVAGIVLGLAAQKSIATLLAGIQLSLTQPMRIGDTLIIEGEWGWVEEITLTYVVVKVWDQRRLVVPIHKFLDNAFQNWTKVAPELLGTVFLYTDFALPVEAVRQALSRVLEGNPRWDGRVQGVQVTNLTDRTMEVRALVSAADADKLWDLRCEVREKLMAWLRDFEAGRYLPRTRIDAPNTELVRSAAG
- a CDS encoding ABC-2 family transporter protein, which translates into the protein MVLYPSWIPVISAAFFAVRIDHLSCFFNSVLDAARGPLSGFLGTLRFVFPFVFPLAPMTSFPAMALLGKLDLTTAVLSVGGGLAFGILARLAWGPSIAHDTSSSS